In the Catenovulum adriaticum genome, CTTACCCGTGGCGCTGATTTTACCGCAGTTTTAGGATACAACGATGCAATGGCTGCAGGGGCTATGACAACTTTATTAGATCAAGGTTATCATGTCCCTGATGATATCTCAGTTATAGGCTACGATGATGTATTATTATCACGTTATTGCCGTCCAAAACTCACCACACTCAAATATCCAATTGAAATGATGGCATCTCAAGCCGCTGAACTAGCGCTTAGCTTTGCATCACAGCCAAACTTACGTGAAAGCAACAAAGACAAAACTTATAAATACACGCCCACCATCATTAAACGTGAGTCTGTATTAAAAACACGTTAATTTACCTCAATATAAAAGCCGTTGCAGCGTAAACGGCACTATGCTATGTGGCCTAATACTCAGCGCTAAAACAAAAAAACCACAATGCAAATGATTGTGGTTTTTTTAAAATGTAATAGCGAATAAAAATTAAGCGAACGCGCCCTGCTCTGCAGTACAAATGAAGATAGATTCTTTCAAACCAGTTTCAGCTTGATATTTAGCTTCGATTGTGGCTTTAATTTTATCAACTAAATTATCTGGTACTAAAGCAACAACACAACCACCAAAACCACCACCAGTCATTCGAACGCCGCCTTGGTCACCTAACTCTTGATGAATCGTTTCAACTAAAAAGTCGATTTGCGACGTTGTGATCGCAAAGTCATCTTTCATAGACATATGCGAAGCACGCATTAATTCACTGACTTTAGCTGTTTCGCCATTATTTAACGCATCACACATGGCCAAAGTTCGGTCGTTTTCTGAAATGACGTGGCGCGCTCTTAAATAAGCAACGTCAGACATTTTATCTTTATCTGATTCTAATTGTGCCAAATTTGCATCGCGTAAGCTTTCTAAGCCCATCGCTTTTGCTGCTTCTTCACACTGTTCACGACGTAAATTATATTCACTATCAACCAAACCACGTTTAACATTTGAGTTGACGATAAATAAATTAAAACCTTCAGGTAACGAACTATGCTTAAATTCAAGTGAGCGACAATCAAGTAACATAGCTTGATCTTTTTTACCCATTGCTGAAATAAGTTGGTCCATAATGCCACATGAACAACCAACAAATTCGTTTTCTGCTTGCTGGCCTTTTAACGCTGCTTGAACACCCGTTAATGGTAAATTATTTAAACTGGCAAAACATTTTAATACCGCAATCTCAAAAGAAGCTGACGAGCTTAAACCTGCACCCTGAGGCACATTACCAGAAACCACAAAATCAACCCCTTTGATTTCAGGATAATCTTGCAATAAAGCAATTAATACACCACGGATGTAATTACTCCAAGTGTGCACTTCATCGAATTCAATTTGATCCAATGAAAAACTAACCAATTGATTATCAAAATCTAAAGCGCGCACATTCACTTGACGATCATCACGCAGCGAAGCGGCAATATCAGTACCAAAGTTAATCGCTGCAGGAAACACAAAGCCGCCGTTATAATCTGTGTGCTCACCAATTAAATTAACACGGCCTGGGCCATGGCAAACTAATTCTGGCGCTTGTCCAAAATACGCTTGATACGCCTTAGTTACTAAATCTTGTCTAGACATAATTATATATTCTCTTTGTAATGTGTTGCAGGAACAGCGCGTAAACGCTCCGCGGCTTGTTCTGGCGTAATATCACGTTGTGATTCCGCCATCATTTCATAGCCCACCATAAATTTACGAACAGTTGCAGAACGCAATAACGGCGGGAAAAAATGCGCATGTAATGTCCAATCTTGATGATCTTGTCCATCAAAAGGTGCGCCATGCCATCCCATAGAATAAGGAAACGAACAATTAAATAAATTATCGTAACGAGTAGTCACTTGTTTAATAATGTCAGCTAAAGAAGCTTTTTGTTCATCATTTAACTCTGTGATACGACTTACACTAAAGCGTGGTAACAATAAGGTTTCAAAAGGCCAAGCGGCCCAATAAGGAACAACAACGATCCAATCATCGTTTAGGCAAACCGTACGCTCACCTGATTCAACTTCACGTTTCACGTAATCTTCAAGTAAATTTGAACCTTGTTCTTGTTGGTACTTAGCAAAATTAACTAATTTTTTATTCGCCAACGTAGGCAACTGGTTTTGAGCCCAAATTTGCCCATGCGGGTGAGGATTAGAGCATCCCATCATGGCGCCTTTGTTTTCAAATACTTGAATCCAATTATAAGTTTTTGAAAGCTCAGCTGTTTCAGCTTGCCACGTATTAACGACATCCGTAATTTCAGAAATCGATAATTCAGGTAAAGTTTTACTATGATCCGGCGAAAAGCAAATCACTCGACTACAGCCTTGCTCTGTTGCCATTGTGAATAATGGGTCATCATTTGATGCAGCAGGCGTGTCGTCTTTTAATGCGGCAAAGTCGTTAGTAAAAACAAACGTTGACGTATATTTAGGATTGACTTCTCCGTTAATACGCGTATTGCCCGGGCATAAAAAACACTTTTCGTCATATGATGGTCGCTGCTCTGTGTCTGGTGTCTCAGACTGGCCTTGCCAAGGACGCTTCGCTCGGTGTGGAGAAACTAAAACCCACTCACCTATCATTGGATTA is a window encoding:
- the galK gene encoding galactokinase; the encoded protein is MSRQDLVTKAYQAYFGQAPELVCHGPGRVNLIGEHTDYNGGFVFPAAINFGTDIAASLRDDRQVNVRALDFDNQLVSFSLDQIEFDEVHTWSNYIRGVLIALLQDYPEIKGVDFVVSGNVPQGAGLSSSASFEIAVLKCFASLNNLPLTGVQAALKGQQAENEFVGCSCGIMDQLISAMGKKDQAMLLDCRSLEFKHSSLPEGFNLFIVNSNVKRGLVDSEYNLRREQCEEAAKAMGLESLRDANLAQLESDKDKMSDVAYLRARHVISENDRTLAMCDALNNGETAKVSELMRASHMSMKDDFAITTSQIDFLVETIHQELGDQGGVRMTGGGFGGCVVALVPDNLVDKIKATIEAKYQAETGLKESIFICTAEQGAFA
- a CDS encoding UDP-glucose--hexose-1-phosphate uridylyltransferase, producing MTTEFDPTEHPHRRYNPMIGEWVLVSPHRAKRPWQGQSETPDTEQRPSYDEKCFLCPGNTRINGEVNPKYTSTFVFTNDFAALKDDTPAASNDDPLFTMATEQGCSRVICFSPDHSKTLPELSISEITDVVNTWQAETAELSKTYNWIQVFENKGAMMGCSNPHPHGQIWAQNQLPTLANKKLVNFAKYQQEQGSNLLEDYVKREVESGERTVCLNDDWIVVVPYWAAWPFETLLLPRFSVSRITELNDEQKASLADIIKQVTTRYDNLFNCSFPYSMGWHGAPFDGQDHQDWTLHAHFFPPLLRSATVRKFMVGYEMMAESQRDITPEQAAERLRAVPATHYKENI